The following are encoded together in the Fundidesulfovibrio putealis DSM 16056 genome:
- a CDS encoding chemotaxis protein CheD yields MKNRIIVTISDMKVSRKPNDILVTHSLGSCLGLAAWDPTVGVGGMIHCLLPRATKADVKNPFMYVNVGVPLMIRKMVSLGCTKNSLVFKAAGCGRMLHIQNQFDTGAQNLAILESLFAKNAVTLAGRDVGGSIPRTMSLEMDTGILTITSQGKEWHI; encoded by the coding sequence GTGAAAAACCGCATTATCGTTACCATCTCTGACATGAAGGTGTCGCGCAAGCCAAACGACATCCTCGTGACGCATTCGCTCGGCTCCTGCCTGGGGCTGGCCGCCTGGGACCCCACGGTGGGGGTGGGCGGCATGATTCACTGCCTGCTCCCCAGAGCCACGAAGGCGGACGTGAAGAACCCCTTCATGTACGTCAACGTCGGCGTCCCACTGATGATCCGCAAGATGGTCTCCCTGGGGTGCACGAAAAACTCGCTGGTCTTCAAGGCCGCTGGCTGCGGACGCATGCTGCACATCCAGAACCAGTTCGACACCGGCGCGCAGAACCTGGCGATACTTGAGTCGCTCTTCGCCAAGAACGCCGTCACCCTGGCCGGGCGCGACGTGGGCGGCTCCATCCCAAGGACCATGTCGTTGGAAATGGACACGGGAATCCTGACCATCACGTCCCAAGGCAAGGAGTGGCACATATGA
- a CDS encoding CBS domain-containing protein — MRTDIVTVRESESLREVALGLRTAMKAQPDKACAVVLSAEGEFKGVVTAWWLLLYMEQAVQGEALKGKAARDFEETFRTVCRKSLSRRAGDALERDVPVVKPQDALSTVLEAMLSSRRRWAVVMEGGKVLGVIAAEDLFMQMELDEIEG, encoded by the coding sequence ATGCGCACCGACATTGTGACTGTGCGCGAGTCGGAAAGTCTGCGCGAGGTGGCCCTTGGCCTGCGAACCGCCATGAAGGCCCAGCCGGACAAGGCCTGCGCGGTGGTGCTCTCCGCCGAGGGGGAGTTCAAGGGCGTGGTGACCGCCTGGTGGCTGCTCCTCTATATGGAACAGGCCGTCCAGGGCGAGGCGCTCAAGGGCAAGGCCGCGCGCGACTTCGAGGAGACCTTCCGCACCGTGTGCCGCAAGAGCCTGTCCCGCCGGGCGGGCGACGCGCTGGAGCGCGACGTCCCCGTGGTGAAGCCCCAGGACGCGCTGTCCACGGTGCTGGAGGCCATGCTGTCCAGCCGCAGGCGCTGGGCCGTGGTCATGGAAGGGGGGAAGGTCCTGGGGGTTATCGCCGCCGAAGACCTGTTCATGCAGATGGAGCTGGACGAGATAGAGGGGTAG
- a CDS encoding PilZ domain-containing protein has protein sequence MEERRRYDRVGVNYHANNYDCTVEIDGMYYSARLVDISSGGARLKLSDAPAYDTYGMYGKIKDDYYEQPYLQGVYYTVAWHNDYEMGISFTEPLSKKTDALYDYYSASA, from the coding sequence ATGGAAGAGCGCAGGCGTTACGACAGGGTCGGAGTGAATTATCACGCTAACAACTACGACTGCACCGTCGAAATAGACGGAATGTACTACTCCGCAAGACTGGTGGATATCAGCTCCGGCGGGGCACGCCTCAAACTCAGCGATGCCCCGGCTTACGACACATACGGGATGTACGGCAAGATAAAGGACGATTACTACGAGCAGCCCTACCTTCAGGGCGTCTACTACACTGTGGCCTGGCACAACGACTACGAAATGGGTATTTCCTTCACGGAGCCGCTCTCAAAGAAAACGGACGCCCTCTACGATTACTACTCGGCATCCGCTTAG
- a CDS encoding HDOD domain-containing protein codes for MSRREEILTRAKALPQIPAPVMRIMNYMSQPDADMNVLASLIEYDPGLTVNVLRMANSSFFGSGAPVSSVRDALFRLGMRRIVQLVIASGVAPNARGEVGGYGLERGELLRFSIAVGVGAEILAAQLDIKPPDHTFTAGLLSSIGKVVLGKYLEIDGEPIQALAVREGISFAQAEQRMLGIDHCEIGAQLLAWWEMPEQIVACVRWHLDPCSAPVQDLAVDLVHAGMVVASMAGIGQGVDGLFYEVCQESFERLGVTPAALTATLERLVGSIEEIEEILGQVQE; via the coding sequence ATGAGCAGGCGCGAGGAAATACTCACCAGAGCCAAAGCCCTGCCGCAGATACCCGCCCCGGTAATGCGCATCATGAACTACATGTCCCAGCCCGACGCCGACATGAACGTGCTGGCCTCGCTCATCGAGTATGACCCCGGCCTTACGGTCAACGTGCTGCGCATGGCAAACTCCAGCTTTTTCGGAAGCGGCGCGCCGGTCAGCTCCGTACGCGACGCCCTGTTCAGGCTGGGCATGCGCCGCATTGTGCAGCTGGTGATCGCGTCCGGGGTGGCTCCCAACGCCAGGGGGGAGGTGGGCGGTTACGGACTGGAGCGGGGAGAGTTGCTGCGGTTCTCCATCGCCGTGGGGGTCGGAGCGGAGATTCTCGCTGCGCAGCTGGACATCAAGCCCCCCGACCACACCTTCACCGCAGGCCTCTTGAGCAGCATCGGCAAGGTGGTGCTCGGCAAGTATCTGGAGATCGACGGCGAACCCATCCAGGCCCTGGCCGTCAGGGAAGGCATCTCCTTCGCCCAGGCAGAACAGCGCATGCTGGGCATCGACCACTGCGAGATCGGGGCGCAGCTTCTGGCCTGGTGGGAGATGCCGGAGCAGATCGTCGCCTGCGTGCGCTGGCATCTGGACCCCTGCTCCGCGCCGGTCCAGGACTTGGCGGTGGACCTGGTGCACGCGGGCATGGTGGTTGCCAGCATGGCCGGAATCGGCCAGGGGGTCGACGGGCTGTTCTACGAGGTGTGCCAGGAGAGCTTCGAGCGCCTGGGGGTCACCCCGGCCGCCCTGACCGCCACACTGGAAAGGCTTGTGGGCAGCATCGAGGAAATTGAGGAGATACTGGGCCAGGTACAGGAGTAG
- a CDS encoding HD-GYP domain-containing protein: MSDKRKLEAIEDLEEEYYQISPDILLSFNKFRPPLNIYKLKEDVVRLFPYYKVGERLSKEQGEELEQMVREGLMFVSRADHPVYVKHISFQLDLVLMDRHLTEAEIADIFQTALTRRMEEFLDQPVKAVADKIVADVMVLTEYLWQDFNRGKALARRVHTKHTLANHSVNCGLVGLQIFIQTLSEDFRQGPRSRQTFDRTALGLFLHDVGMSKIPQFLRDKTQTITSEERQKFLKHPLLGVEMLSKLDLKFPEVEQCVLQHHERVGGGGYPQKLSGADISDAGLLTAVVDSFCAMITERPHAKAMEPMAAAGSIGSDGKYDSRYSKQLATYLVNTRQA; encoded by the coding sequence ATGAGCGATAAGCGCAAGCTGGAAGCGATCGAGGACCTGGAAGAGGAATACTACCAGATAAGCCCTGATATCCTTCTGAGTTTCAACAAGTTCAGGCCGCCGCTCAACATCTACAAGCTCAAGGAAGATGTGGTGCGGCTGTTCCCCTATTATAAGGTAGGGGAGCGCCTGTCCAAGGAACAAGGGGAAGAACTGGAACAGATGGTCCGCGAGGGCCTCATGTTCGTCTCGCGCGCCGACCATCCGGTGTACGTCAAGCATATTTCCTTTCAGCTGGACCTGGTCCTCATGGACCGCCACCTCACCGAAGCCGAGATAGCCGACATCTTCCAGACCGCCCTCACCCGGCGCATGGAGGAATTCCTGGACCAACCCGTGAAGGCCGTGGCCGATAAGATCGTGGCCGACGTCATGGTGCTGACCGAGTACCTCTGGCAGGACTTCAACCGGGGCAAGGCCCTGGCCCGGCGAGTCCACACCAAGCACACCCTGGCCAACCACTCCGTGAACTGCGGGCTTGTCGGCCTCCAGATTTTCATCCAGACTCTCTCGGAGGACTTCCGGCAAGGCCCCAGATCCCGCCAGACCTTCGACCGCACCGCCCTGGGGCTCTTCCTGCACGACGTGGGCATGAGCAAGATCCCGCAGTTTCTGCGCGACAAGACCCAGACCATCACCAGCGAGGAGCGCCAGAAATTCCTGAAGCATCCCCTGCTGGGCGTGGAGATGCTCAGCAAGCTGGACCTCAAGTTCCCGGAAGTGGAGCAGTGCGTGTTGCAGCACCATGAACGGGTGGGAGGCGGCGGTTATCCGCAAAAGCTCTCCGGCGCGGACATCTCGGACGCCGGACTCCTGACCGCAGTGGTGGACTCCTTCTGCGCCATGATCACCGAACGGCCGCACGCCAAGGCCATGGAGCCCATGGCCGCCGCCGGAAGCATCGGCTCCGACGGCAAGTACGACTCAAGGTATTCCAAACAGCTGGCCACCTATCTGGTGAACACCCGGCAGGCGTAA
- the rplM gene encoding 50S ribosomal protein L13, producing MKTYSPSSKEITRDWVIVDAQDKILGRLASVIAQRLRGKHKPEFAPHMDAGDFVVVVNAEKVKVTGRKLDQKMYYRHSGWIGGLKETVLKDMMATKPDQVLIKAVKGMLPKNRLGRQMLKKLKVYSGTEHPHAAQQPKPLA from the coding sequence ATGAAGACATATAGCCCGAGCAGCAAGGAAATCACCCGTGATTGGGTGATCGTGGATGCACAGGACAAGATCCTTGGCCGTCTGGCCAGCGTGATCGCCCAGCGTCTGCGCGGCAAGCACAAACCCGAATTCGCTCCCCACATGGATGCGGGCGACTTCGTGGTGGTGGTCAACGCCGAAAAGGTGAAGGTCACCGGCCGCAAGCTCGACCAGAAGATGTACTACCGCCACAGCGGCTGGATCGGGGGCCTGAAGGAAACCGTCCTCAAGGACATGATGGCCACCAAGCCCGACCAGGTGCTGATCAAGGCCGTCAAGGGCATGCTTCCCAAGAACCGTTTGGGTCGGCAGATGCTCAAGAAGCTCAAGGTGTACTCCGGTACCGAGCATCCCCACGCCGCCCAGCAGCCCAAGCCGCTGGCCTAA
- a CDS encoding HD domain-containing protein has product MPNVRKSLLQLIFSGSSMKRWNDKLRPAELMEVDKQAHKMMVAWVLFLLNSRDMGPDERADLGTRIVEGGIFDYLYRLVITDIKPPIFYKIKENPAHYRQLTDWVLTELEPRVRSMGEPFWERLKDYISKPHEQGMDRSILSAAHLYASGWEFNLIKAMNSHDTELMEIEDSFRNGLERHSSLKGVPELKEGLFGQSRTPIGHFAQVCGQLRFQKRWSQTPRIPETSVLGHMFIVACFSYFFALSVKACPVRAQNDFFGGLFHDLPELLTRDIISPVKQSVEQIGDLIKEYEEKELERVILDPLRRGGYGELVERLSFFLGLSIGSEFSACALVGGVVRKVDSMELQVQYNSDEFDPKDGDLLKMCDSLAAFLEAYTALRNGIASDQLQQGLWRIRSKYASTVLLGQVHVGALLADFD; this is encoded by the coding sequence ATGCCAAACGTACGCAAGAGTCTTCTTCAGCTTATTTTCTCCGGTTCGTCCATGAAACGCTGGAACGACAAGCTCCGCCCGGCTGAACTCATGGAGGTGGACAAGCAGGCCCACAAGATGATGGTGGCCTGGGTGCTCTTCCTGCTCAACTCGCGCGACATGGGGCCTGACGAGCGGGCGGACCTGGGCACGCGCATCGTGGAGGGGGGCATCTTCGACTACCTCTACCGGCTGGTGATAACCGACATCAAGCCGCCCATCTTCTATAAGATAAAGGAGAACCCGGCCCACTACCGCCAGCTGACCGATTGGGTGCTGACGGAGCTCGAGCCGCGCGTGCGCAGCATGGGCGAGCCCTTCTGGGAGCGCCTCAAGGATTACATCTCCAAGCCCCACGAGCAGGGCATGGACAGGAGCATCCTCTCCGCCGCGCACCTGTATGCCAGCGGCTGGGAGTTCAACCTGATAAAGGCCATGAACTCCCACGACACGGAGCTCATGGAGATCGAGGATTCCTTCCGCAACGGCCTGGAACGCCACAGCAGCCTCAAGGGCGTCCCCGAACTCAAGGAAGGGCTGTTCGGCCAGTCGCGCACGCCCATCGGGCACTTCGCCCAGGTGTGCGGGCAGCTGCGCTTCCAGAAGCGCTGGTCGCAGACCCCGCGCATCCCTGAAACTTCGGTGCTGGGCCACATGTTCATCGTGGCCTGCTTCTCCTATTTCTTCGCCCTGTCCGTGAAGGCCTGCCCGGTGCGCGCGCAGAACGACTTTTTTGGCGGCCTGTTCCACGACCTGCCCGAGCTCCTGACGCGCGACATCATCTCCCCGGTGAAGCAGTCCGTGGAGCAGATCGGCGACCTCATAAAAGAGTACGAGGAAAAGGAGCTGGAGCGCGTGATCCTGGACCCGCTGCGCCGTGGCGGCTACGGCGAGCTGGTGGAGCGGCTGTCGTTCTTCCTGGGTCTGTCCATAGGCTCGGAGTTCTCCGCATGCGCCCTGGTGGGCGGAGTGGTGCGCAAGGTGGACTCCATGGAGCTTCAGGTGCAGTACAACTCGGACGAATTCGACCCCAAGGACGGCGATCTCCTCAAGATGTGCGATTCCCTGGCGGCCTTTCTGGAAGCCTACACCGCGCTCAGGAACGGCATCGCCTCGGACCAGTTGCAGCAGGGGCTGTGGCGCATCCGGAGCAAGTACGCGTCCACGGTACTTCTGGGGCAGGTGCACGTGGGGGCGCTGCTGGCGGACTTCGATTAG
- the purM gene encoding phosphoribosylformylglycinamidine cyclo-ligase has protein sequence MSDRAEAYRRAGVDIVAAGELVNRIKPLAQATFTKGVITDIGGFGGLFKLDLQGYEHPVLVSSTDGVGTKLLLAFEFDGHSTVGIDLVAMSVNDILVQGAKPLFFLDYFATGKLEVDVAERVVKGVAHGCTDAGCALLGGETAEMPDFYPPGHYDLGGFCVGIVDNAKIVDGSSIGIGDAVIGIASSGPHSNGYSLIRKILGESGLTASDVLPGTGQTVSQALLAPTRIYVKSVLNLLRDFPIKGMVHITGGGFYENIPRILPRGVAAHLAMDNWPMPPVFSWLKDAGKLSWPEMLQTFNCGVGYVLVVDKTLAEDVLNRLKALNENAWLLGEIEKLATPESERVVVDEPTISNCQI, from the coding sequence ATGAGCGACCGCGCCGAGGCTTACCGCCGCGCAGGAGTGGACATCGTCGCCGCGGGCGAACTGGTGAACCGCATCAAACCCCTGGCCCAGGCCACGTTTACCAAGGGAGTTATCACCGATATAGGCGGTTTCGGCGGCCTTTTCAAACTCGATCTGCAAGGCTACGAGCATCCGGTGCTTGTGTCCTCCACCGACGGCGTGGGGACCAAGCTCCTGCTGGCGTTCGAGTTCGACGGGCACTCCACCGTGGGCATCGACCTTGTGGCCATGAGCGTGAACGATATCCTGGTGCAGGGCGCAAAACCCCTGTTCTTCCTGGATTACTTCGCCACCGGCAAGCTTGAGGTGGACGTGGCCGAGCGCGTGGTCAAGGGCGTGGCCCACGGCTGCACCGACGCCGGATGCGCCCTGCTTGGCGGCGAGACCGCAGAAATGCCTGACTTCTACCCCCCCGGCCACTACGACCTGGGCGGGTTCTGCGTCGGCATCGTGGACAACGCCAAGATCGTGGACGGTTCGTCCATCGGCATCGGCGACGCGGTCATCGGCATAGCCTCCTCCGGCCCGCACTCCAACGGCTACTCGCTCATCCGCAAGATCCTGGGCGAGAGCGGCCTCACCGCCTCCGACGTGCTGCCCGGCACCGGCCAGACCGTGTCCCAGGCGCTTCTGGCCCCCACGCGCATCTACGTGAAGAGCGTGCTCAACCTGCTGCGCGATTTCCCCATCAAGGGCATGGTGCACATCACCGGCGGCGGCTTCTACGAGAACATCCCCCGCATCCTGCCGCGCGGCGTGGCCGCCCACCTGGCCATGGACAACTGGCCCATGCCCCCGGTGTTCAGCTGGCTGAAGGACGCCGGAAAGCTCTCCTGGCCGGAGATGCTCCAGACCTTCAACTGCGGCGTGGGATACGTGCTGGTGGTGGACAAGACCCTGGCCGAGGATGTGCTGAACAGGCTGAAGGCCCTGAACGAGAACGCCTGGCTTCTGGGCGAGATCGAGAAGCTGGCCACGCCCGAGTCCGAGCGCGTGGTGGTGGACGAGCCGACCATCTCCAACTGTCAGATTTAG
- a CDS encoding HD-GYP domain-containing protein — MLKKIRVFDLQVGMYVVDTGLSWLDHPYLYSTEGAIESEESIKAIRAEGFSEVFIETDRDQVRRDTQRIYDKATVDRAMADALRDSPLFMPTNKCVPLASELQTAGEIHSRSLTSLRYAMEAVASGVPLELQHSLDAARDIAASVSRNRDALICLSRLHDAGGYHIRHGVGVSVLAAAFGDFLGLNRTQVTELAVAGLLHDVGKALTPRDLLERPDKLSDEEYQRVKRHPIESCSVLSVNAALPAHVLRGIAEHHERHDGSGYPRGLKGPEQCFFGRILAIADVFDALTQKRPYKERLLPDKAMSVMYALRGRDFEPALLERFIKCLGVYPAGSLVRMSTGEYAVVSESNPDTPLRPKITVVFDQDLTPIHPVSVDLSGKQGLAPARPLEVAGVVDHRAHGIQTGEHLL; from the coding sequence ATGCTGAAAAAGATACGCGTCTTCGACCTTCAAGTAGGCATGTACGTGGTGGACACGGGCCTTTCCTGGCTCGACCATCCCTATCTGTACAGCACCGAGGGTGCCATCGAATCCGAAGAGAGCATCAAGGCCATCCGCGCCGAGGGCTTTTCCGAGGTTTTCATCGAGACCGACAGGGATCAGGTACGCCGCGACACGCAGCGCATCTACGACAAGGCCACAGTGGACCGCGCCATGGCCGACGCACTGCGGGACTCGCCCCTGTTCATGCCCACCAACAAATGCGTCCCCCTGGCTTCCGAGCTGCAGACCGCTGGCGAGATACATTCACGCTCGCTCACATCGCTGCGCTACGCCATGGAGGCCGTGGCTTCGGGCGTGCCCCTGGAACTTCAGCACAGCCTGGACGCCGCGCGCGACATCGCCGCCAGCGTCTCCCGCAACCGGGACGCCCTGATCTGCCTGAGCAGGCTCCACGACGCGGGCGGCTACCACATCCGCCACGGCGTGGGGGTCTCCGTGCTGGCCGCCGCGTTCGGCGACTTCCTGGGCCTGAACCGCACCCAGGTGACCGAGCTCGCCGTTGCCGGCCTGCTGCACGACGTGGGCAAGGCGCTCACCCCGCGCGACCTTCTTGAGAGGCCCGACAAGCTCTCGGACGAGGAATACCAACGCGTCAAACGCCACCCCATCGAGAGCTGCTCCGTGCTCTCGGTCAATGCGGCCCTGCCCGCGCACGTGCTCCGGGGGATCGCCGAACACCACGAACGCCACGACGGCTCCGGGTATCCTCGCGGACTCAAAGGTCCCGAGCAGTGTTTCTTCGGGCGCATCCTGGCCATCGCCGACGTGTTCGACGCCCTCACCCAGAAGCGCCCCTACAAGGAACGCCTCCTGCCGGACAAGGCCATGAGCGTCATGTACGCCCTGCGCGGGCGCGACTTCGAGCCTGCGCTGCTGGAACGCTTCATCAAGTGCCTGGGCGTCTACCCTGCCGGGAGCCTGGTGCGCATGAGCACCGGCGAGTACGCCGTGGTGTCAGAATCCAACCCCGACACGCCGCTTCGCCCCAAGATCACCGTGGTCTTCGACCAGGACCTGACCCCCATCCATCCGGTCAGCGTGGACCTCTCCGGCAAGCAGGGGCTGGCCCCGGCCCGCCCCCTGGAAGTGGCCGGGGTGGTGGACCACCGCGCCCACGGCATCCAGACCGGGGAGCACCTGCTGTGA
- a CDS encoding radical SAM protein: MASDKIRPKLVFADAEGNIYDHPELDMLVRRGDQLGLPRPDELMPMPPESELFLLPGRSALGLDPESGEVEELEDLAVAAFVSPGHTLSATTAYKSRAGAPTLPLFAYGAVGFANDRFYVCAKRVDQDPRQIFTGVQPKRITAGARSLMNRFPKNRLISHLAGCALTSCCPAARNLALGRFEAPLPTSRSCNARCVGCLSLQEEGSGFPSTQNRIAFKPTPEEVCQVMLAHSERADRPILSFGQGCEGEPLTEAALLAEATKLYRSRGGKGTVNVNTNGSLPDVVASLAEAGFNSMRVSMVSARAPLYAAYTRPQGYTFEDVARTVELAKGAGLFVSLNFLYHPGVSDTEEELAALGDLIERTRTDFVQMRNLNLDPELYASIVAGSGLGFGASMGLANFMKRLRKRCPWLKYGYFNPYLGEGDD; this comes from the coding sequence ATGGCATCAGACAAAATCCGCCCCAAGCTCGTCTTCGCCGACGCCGAAGGCAACATCTACGACCACCCGGAACTGGACATGCTGGTGCGCCGGGGCGATCAGCTGGGCCTGCCGCGCCCGGACGAGCTCATGCCCATGCCGCCGGAGAGCGAGCTGTTCCTGCTGCCCGGACGCTCCGCCCTGGGCCTGGACCCGGAATCCGGCGAGGTCGAGGAGCTGGAAGACCTGGCTGTGGCGGCTTTCGTCTCGCCCGGCCATACCCTCTCGGCCACCACGGCCTACAAATCGCGCGCAGGCGCGCCCACCCTGCCCCTCTTCGCCTACGGCGCGGTGGGGTTCGCCAACGACCGCTTCTACGTCTGCGCCAAGCGCGTGGACCAGGACCCGCGCCAGATATTCACCGGCGTGCAGCCCAAACGCATCACCGCCGGGGCGCGCTCGCTGATGAACCGCTTCCCCAAGAACCGGCTCATCAGCCATCTGGCCGGGTGCGCCCTGACCTCCTGCTGCCCGGCCGCCCGCAACCTGGCGCTGGGGCGCTTCGAGGCCCCGCTGCCCACGTCGCGCTCCTGCAACGCGCGCTGCGTGGGGTGCCTGAGCCTCCAGGAAGAAGGCAGCGGGTTCCCGTCCACCCAGAACCGCATCGCCTTCAAGCCCACGCCCGAGGAAGTCTGCCAGGTGATGCTGGCCCACTCGGAACGCGCCGACCGGCCCATCCTCAGCTTCGGCCAGGGGTGCGAGGGCGAGCCCCTCACCGAGGCGGCGCTTCTGGCCGAGGCCACGAAGCTGTACCGCTCGCGCGGCGGCAAGGGCACGGTGAACGTGAACACCAACGGCAGCCTGCCCGATGTTGTCGCGTCGCTTGCCGAGGCGGGGTTCAATTCCATGCGCGTGAGCATGGTCAGCGCCCGCGCCCCGCTCTACGCGGCCTACACCCGCCCGCAGGGCTACACGTTCGAGGACGTGGCCCGCACCGTAGAGCTGGCCAAGGGTGCCGGACTCTTCGTGAGCCTCAACTTCCTGTACCATCCGGGCGTGAGCGACACCGAAGAGGAACTGGCGGCCCTTGGGGACCTGATCGAACGCACCAGGACCGACTTCGTGCAGATGCGAAACCTCAACCTGGACCCGGAGCTCTACGCCTCCATCGTGGCGGGCTCGGGCCTTGGGTTCGGGGCCAGCATGGGGCTCGCGAACTTCATGAAGCGCCTGCGCAAGCGCTGCCCGTGGCTGAAGTACGGCTACTTCAACCCGTACCTGGGCGAGGGTGACGACTAG
- the rpsI gene encoding 30S ribosomal protein S9 → MSTEFFYGTGRRKTAVSRTRLIPGTGQILINGRPVDEYFPRSALQGIVRQPFNLTRTMGKFDVNATLDGGGISGQAEALRHGISRALLQVDPEFRPVLKKAGLLTRDARAKERKKYGQRGARARFQYSKR, encoded by the coding sequence ATGAGCACCGAATTCTTCTACGGAACCGGCCGTCGCAAGACCGCTGTTTCGCGCACCCGCCTGATCCCCGGTACCGGCCAGATCCTGATCAACGGCCGCCCCGTCGACGAATACTTCCCCCGCAGCGCGCTGCAGGGAATCGTTCGCCAGCCCTTCAACCTGACCCGCACCATGGGCAAGTTCGACGTGAACGCCACCCTGGACGGCGGCGGCATCTCGGGACAGGCCGAAGCCCTGCGCCACGGCATCTCCCGCGCTCTGCTCCAGGTGGACCCGGAGTTCAGGCCCGTGCTCAAGAAGGCCGGCCTGCTCACCCGCGACGCCCGCGCCAAAGAGCGTAAGAAGTACGGCCAGCGCGGCGCCCGCGCCAGGTTCCAGTACTCCAAGCGTTAA
- a CDS encoding RlpA-like double-psi beta-barrel domain-containing protein — protein sequence MINLTGYTEPQGVSTKNASTGSFSWAPLALALGIAFLPGCAKKTACLVEQDAANLSCSPTKLFSLPKRSDKSLTVTAMAYTARSVGKSGKAGKALPRAANGDLLTPDVSAIAVSPDLIAEHGLSLDKTVRIAGLEGEYKVMDLMSPRHSKTIDIYFGNDHAAALQWGKRTLTLSWE from the coding sequence ATGATTAATTTGACAGGATACACCGAACCTCAGGGCGTATCCACAAAAAACGCCTCTACCGGTTCCTTTTCCTGGGCTCCGCTGGCCCTGGCCTTAGGCATTGCCTTCCTCCCGGGTTGCGCCAAAAAGACTGCCTGCCTGGTGGAACAAGACGCAGCCAACCTGTCTTGCTCCCCTACCAAGCTGTTCAGCCTGCCCAAACGCTCCGACAAGAGCCTTACCGTAACCGCCATGGCCTACACGGCCAGGAGCGTGGGCAAGTCCGGCAAGGCGGGCAAGGCCCTGCCGCGCGCCGCCAACGGCGACCTGCTCACCCCTGACGTCAGCGCCATCGCCGTCTCCCCCGACCTGATCGCGGAGCACGGCCTGAGCCTGGATAAAACCGTACGCATCGCCGGGCTGGAGGGCGAATACAAGGTCATGGACCTCATGAGCCCCCGCCATTCCAAAACCATCGACATTTATTTCGGGAACGACCACGCGGCTGCCCTGCAATGGGGCAAGCGCACCCTGACCCTTTCCTGGGAATAA
- the amrS gene encoding AmmeMemoRadiSam system radical SAM enzyme, with the protein MHPARLWKPLKDNQVQCRLCSHFCVVDPGERGRCGVRVNQNGQLYTLVYDRAAALNIDPIEKKPLYHFLPGTRSLSFGTMGCNLGCSFCQNYTLSQPPRQGKAVQGHPVTPELLVQTALDAGCRSISYTYSEPTVFFELMQDTAKLAKEKGLANVMVSNGFMSPQCLDELAPLIDAANVDLKAFTPQFYEKVCQARLEPVKASLARIRELGWWLEVTTLVIPGLNDSDQELAAMAAFIAEKLGKSTPWHLSRFHPTFELQDRPSTPTSTLERAWTAGKHAGLEYVYLGNVPGDPHNATFCPGCGRQVLSRSGFSVTDMAAGQGACPSCGAAIAGRFA; encoded by the coding sequence ATGCACCCGGCCAGGCTTTGGAAACCGCTCAAGGACAATCAGGTCCAGTGCCGCCTGTGTTCGCACTTCTGCGTGGTCGATCCCGGCGAACGCGGCAGGTGCGGCGTACGCGTCAACCAGAACGGACAGCTTTACACCTTGGTGTACGACCGGGCGGCGGCCCTCAACATCGACCCCATCGAGAAGAAGCCGCTGTATCACTTCCTGCCCGGCACCCGCTCCCTGTCTTTCGGCACCATGGGCTGCAACCTTGGCTGCTCCTTCTGCCAGAACTACACCCTCTCCCAGCCGCCCCGCCAGGGCAAAGCCGTCCAGGGACACCCCGTCACGCCGGAGCTCCTGGTCCAGACCGCGCTGGACGCAGGCTGCCGCAGCATCTCCTACACCTATTCGGAGCCGACCGTGTTCTTCGAGCTGATGCAGGACACGGCAAAGCTCGCCAAGGAGAAGGGGCTGGCCAACGTGATGGTGTCCAACGGCTTCATGAGCCCGCAGTGCCTGGACGAACTGGCTCCCCTGATCGACGCGGCCAACGTGGACCTCAAGGCCTTCACGCCGCAATTTTATGAAAAGGTCTGCCAGGCCAGGCTTGAGCCGGTGAAGGCCAGTCTGGCCCGTATCCGCGAGTTGGGCTGGTGGCTGGAAGTGACCACGCTGGTGATCCCCGGCCTGAACGACTCCGACCAGGAGCTGGCCGCCATGGCCGCGTTCATCGCGGAGAAGCTGGGCAAGTCCACCCCCTGGCATCTGTCGCGCTTCCACCCCACCTTCGAGTTGCAAGATCGCCCGTCCACGCCGACATCGACCCTGGAAAGGGCCTGGACCGCCGGAAAGCACGCCGGGCTTGAGTATGTGTACCTGGGCAATGTGCCGGGAGACCCGCACAACGCGACCTTCTGCCCCGGCTGCGGCAGGCAGGTGCTCAGCCGCTCCGGCTTCAGCGTGACCGACATGGCCGCCGGGCAGGGAGCCTGCCCATCATGCGGGGCGGCCATCGCGGGCAGGTTCGCCTGA